From the Pseudanabaena sp. BC1403 genome, one window contains:
- a CDS encoding Uma2 family endonuclease, giving the protein MVSQISKPEIIYPDSDGKPMADNTKQFELIVEIKKGLDLLYINEPNVFIAGDLFWYPVQGQSKIVTAPDVMAVFGRPKGDRGSYRQWEEENIAPQVVFEILSPSNDRIEMSKKLLFFDRHQVEEYYLYDPEANFLDIWIRTSEGLEPIAQSDNWTSPRLEVRFDTSTGRLQLYKPDGTKFYSYIEVNQRLEQTTQQLAEAQALLQQYRDRFGELPSG; this is encoded by the coding sequence ATGGTCAGTCAAATCAGCAAACCTGAAATCATCTACCCTGACAGCGATGGTAAGCCAATGGCAGACAATACCAAACAGTTTGAACTCATCGTTGAAATCAAAAAAGGCTTAGATCTACTCTATATCAACGAACCTAACGTCTTCATTGCAGGCGACCTTTTCTGGTATCCCGTTCAAGGACAGTCCAAAATTGTCACTGCCCCTGATGTCATGGCGGTTTTCGGTCGTCCCAAAGGCGATCGCGGTTCCTATCGCCAATGGGAAGAAGAAAACATCGCCCCTCAAGTCGTCTTCGAGATTCTCTCTCCCAGTAACGATCGCATTGAAATGAGCAAAAAGCTTCTCTTCTTCGATCGCCACCAAGTCGAAGAATATTACCTCTATGACCCCGAAGCCAACTTTCTCGACATCTGGATTCGCACTAGCGAAGGACTAGAACCGATCGCCCAATCCGATAACTGGACAAGTCCTCGCCTCGAAGTCCGCTTTGACACATCCACAGGTCGCCTCCAACTCTACAAACCCGACGGCACAAAGTTTTACTCATACATTGAGGTTAATCAACGACTAGAGCAAACTACCCAACAACTCGCTGAAGCCCAAGCTTTATTACAGCAATATCGCGATCGCTTCGGTGAATTGCCTAGTGGCTGA
- a CDS encoding Uma2 family endonuclease → MTTVIQAPVIKTVTSQQMTLAEFLASPESDQNYEFIDGQAIRKMSPKRFHASLQAELLIFLRTLLQGKGFVYPEWGIVLKRNNQDWCPVPDLTYISIERLPSDVGNEMCPVPPELVIEIMSEGQTFKEFVAKAGDYLKAGILRVWVIDPMSRTLTLFYPDRPPETYQGDRLLIDELFPHLAVTAEQFFVKAGI, encoded by the coding sequence ATGACTACAGTGATTCAAGCGCCAGTGATAAAGACAGTTACATCGCAGCAAATGACATTGGCGGAATTTTTGGCAAGCCCTGAGTCTGATCAGAATTATGAATTTATCGATGGTCAAGCTATAAGAAAAATGTCGCCAAAAAGATTTCATGCTTCTTTACAAGCAGAGTTATTGATTTTTTTGCGAACTCTGCTTCAAGGCAAAGGCTTTGTCTATCCAGAATGGGGAATCGTGTTAAAACGCAATAATCAGGATTGGTGTCCTGTACCTGATTTGACCTATATTTCGATAGAACGATTACCTAGTGATGTCGGGAATGAGATGTGTCCAGTACCGCCAGAGTTAGTAATTGAGATTATGTCAGAGGGACAGACTTTTAAGGAATTTGTGGCTAAGGCTGGTGATTATTTGAAAGCTGGGATATTACGAGTATGGGTTATCGATCCGATGAGCAGAACTTTGACGTTATTCTATCCCGATCGCCCTCCAGAGACTTATCAAGGCGATCGCCTATTAATCGATGAGTTATTCCCACATTTGGCTGTGACAGCAGAACAGTTTTTTGTAAAAGCAGGAATTTGA
- a CDS encoding Uma2 family endonuclease: MTVTIPIKSIDLRHGSAIAIHSLSWRDCEDILNELGEDRHTRIAYYQGTLEIMSPLSRHERPHRLAGYIVTAILDAQGRDWEDFGSTTFYRKGMAGVEPDTCLYVTNAALVRDCQERIDVDIYPPPDLAIESDVTSKTLLSAYEAIAVPEVWIYRDDSLKIFLLTNGHYLESESSLLFPDMAIKTIIPQLVNQAIAIGTSAMLREFRKSLICGYIVTDCFTKEEYENDYSDSSASDKDSYIAANDIGGIFGKP, from the coding sequence GTGACAGTCACTATTCCCATCAAATCTATTGACCTAAGACATGGTAGCGCGATCGCCATTCACTCTTTGAGTTGGCGTGATTGTGAAGACATCCTTAATGAGCTAGGTGAAGATCGCCATACTCGCATTGCATACTATCAAGGCACTTTAGAAATTATGTCCCCCCTATCAAGACATGAACGCCCCCATCGCCTCGCGGGTTATATTGTGACGGCAATTTTAGACGCGCAAGGGAGAGATTGGGAAGATTTTGGCTCAACCACCTTTTATCGAAAAGGAATGGCTGGTGTGGAACCTGATACTTGTCTGTATGTTACCAATGCGGCTTTAGTCCGTGATTGTCAGGAACGTATCGATGTCGATATTTATCCGCCGCCTGATTTAGCGATCGAGTCAGATGTAACTTCTAAGACCTTATTATCTGCTTACGAAGCGATCGCCGTGCCTGAAGTTTGGATTTATCGTGATGATAGCTTGAAGATATTTTTGCTCACTAATGGACATTATCTAGAGTCAGAGAGTAGCCTGCTTTTTCCAGATATGGCAATCAAAACGATAATTCCACAGCTTGTAAATCAAGCGATCGCTATCGGAACAAGCGCCATGTTAAGAGAGTTTCGCAAATCTCTAATTTGTGGTTACATCGTGACAGATTGTTTTACAAAAGAGGAGTATGAAAATGACTACAGTGATTCAAGCGCCAGTGATAAAGACAGTTACATCGCAGCAAATGACATTGGCGGAATTTTTGGCAAGCCCTGA